Proteins from one Bufo gargarizans isolate SCDJY-AF-19 chromosome 8, ASM1485885v1, whole genome shotgun sequence genomic window:
- the RASD1 gene encoding dexamethasone-induced Ras-related protein 1, with the protein MLLSAGALCTVRSKLTAMIKMCPNETELNIPAKNCYRMVILGSSKVGKTSIVSRFLSGRFEEQYTPTIEDFHRKFYSIRGEVYQLDILDTSGNHPFPAMRRLSILTGDVFILVFSLDNRDSFEEVQRLKQQIIETKSCLKNKTKENIDVPLVICGNKGDRDFYREVQAHEIEQLVGEDNNCSYFEVSAKKNSQLDEMFQALFTMAKLPSEMSPDLHRKVSVQYCEILHKKSFKGKKVKEDGDAYGIVAPFARRPSIHSDLMYIREKAIGGGQSKDKERCVIS; encoded by the exons ATGCTGCTCAGCGCCGGAGCTCTGTGCACAGTCAGAAGCAAACTGACAGCTATGATCAAGATGTGTCCCAACGAGACCGAGCTAAACATCCCTGCCAAGAACTGCTACCGCATGGTCATCCTCGGCTCCTCCAAGGTGGGCAAGACATCCATTGTCTCCCGCTTTTTGAGTGGCCGCTTTGAGGAGCAGTACACCCCGACCATAGAGGACTTCCACCGCAAGTTCTACAGCATCAGAGGGGAGGTGTACCAGCTGGACATCCTGGACACCTCGGGAAACCATCCCTTCCCTGCCATGAGGAGACTATCCATCCTTACTG GTGATGTCTTCATCTTGGTCTTCAGCCTTGACAACCGAGACTCCTTTGAGGAGGTCCAACGCTTGAAGCAACAGATCATTGAGACCAAGTCCTGTCTGAAGAACAAGACCAAGGAGAACATTGATGTTCCTCTGGTCATCTGTGGCAACAAAGGCGACCGAGATTTCTACCGAGAGGTCCAAGCTCATGAGATTGAGCAGTTGGTCGGAGAGGACAATAATTGCTCTTACTTTGAGGTCTCTGCCAAGAAGAATTCCCAGCTGGATGAGATGTTCCAGGCTCTCTTTACCATGGCCAAGCTGCCTAGCGAGATGAGCCCCGACCTCCACCGTAAGGTCTCCGTCCAGTACTGTGAGATCTTGCACAAAAAGTCCTTCAAGGGGAAGAAAGTGAAGGAAGACGGAGACGCCTATGGCATTGTAGCGCCATTTGCCCGTAGACCCAGCATCCATAGTGACTTAATGTACATCAGAGAAAAAGCCATTGGTGGTGGCCAGAGTAAGGACAAGGAACGTTGTGTCATCAGCTAG
- the MED9 gene encoding mediator of RNA polymerase II transcription subunit 9, with translation MATVSQPRAGEEPEEEEEEEEEATGEEEDCTFLPLVHDIIKCMDKDSQDVYQELNDLKNKFQSMRKQINNMAGIDLTPEQQQQHLQSLRAQVQTKNELLQKYKSLCMFEIPKD, from the exons ATGGCCACTGTTAGCCAGCCGAGGGCAGGCGAGgagcccgaggaggaggaagaagaggaggaggaagccaccgGGGAGGAGGAAGACTGTACGTTCTTACCGCTGGTGCACGACATTATCAAATG catGGACAAGGACAGCCAAGATGTCTACCAGGAGCTGAACGATCTCAAGAACAAGTTCCAGTCGATGAGGAAGCAGATCAACAACATGGCGGGCATCGACCTGACcccggagcagcagcagcagcacctcCAGAGCCTGAGGGCGCAGGTCCAGACCAAGAACGAGCTCCTGCAGAAATACAAAAGCCTCTGCATGTTCGAGATCCCGAAAGATTAA